From Coffea arabica cultivar ET-39 chromosome 2e, Coffea Arabica ET-39 HiFi, whole genome shotgun sequence, the proteins below share one genomic window:
- the LOC140036707 gene encoding phosphatidylinositol 4-kinase alpha 1-like isoform X1 produces MESLIELCDLIAEKPEQFADKLVWICGRCPSAEALLTGSPRVSRSQLNAVLAVARFLSKCPNYDDQRPKSLLLAFYRAIPSSFTPSFWPQSFGNDAIASFFNDYFAYMCRAAESASDFATDIAGFTGEIVISATGNVSGDLGISRVFLNALALNFPPILSSDANRLVSCLLERLEIMVPNSPRELISSEAASSQSSPLSLNHFPYHSNERASPGNEVSNASGSSGSVADDASSSKGIVTNGGSAGWKSNVDILNVSTGLNDGGGGKGILISFEQESLENLEKQEIAFKLIRHILDKATVDSKLLEQVRLVTKEQLQSMLAFLKIRKRDWSEQGHLLKARVSTKLSVYQAVAKLQIKILASVDLDGKSSKRFLHGTLALLIEAAEACLFSVWRKLRICEELFGSLLGGISQAAVARGGQLLRVLLIRFKPLVLTTCIQADTWGSSQGAMFQSVLKATCEIIEYGWIKERPPVDTFIMGLATSFRERKDYEEELQQSHDAKDKQAASAGQLNMIRLLADLNVSVNKPEVVDLILPLFIESLEEGDASAPGLLRLQLLDAVSRLASLGFEKSYREAVVLLIRSYLSKLSAVGSAESKTVAPEATIERVETLPAGFLVIAGGLTDTKLRSDFRHRLLSLCSDVGLAAESKSGRSGADFLGPLLPAVAEICSDFDPTIDVEPSLLKLFRNLWFYIALFGLAPPIQKGQVTTKSVSTSLNSVGSMGVIAVQAVGGPYMWNAQWASAVQRISQGTPPLVVSSVKWLEDELELNALHNPGSRRGSGNEKAAVSQRSALSAALGRRVEVSGMGTISGVKATYLLAVAFLEIIRFSSNGGMLNGSPNSTASRSAFSCVFEYLKSPNLMPAVSQCLTAIVHRAFETAILWLDERASETGHDAESRESALSIHACFLIKNLSQRDEHIRDISVTLLNQLRDKFPQILWNSSCLDSLLFSIHNDPPSAAVHDPAWVATVRSLYQKIVREWIVISLSYAPCTSQGLLQSGNLGLRALWLILHFAVTIWYFLLGVVQSFESFLIASDILTKYEALDISKVRYLAMVIDSEEAQELSKVLELLQWVADIGVKSVCLYDPEGVLKKNKEPIMQRFSSANLSEEAAVNGRLVTRRNLTLEFVSFEDGKEAVAKAANYLFVKHYANGTKEKSDFTEPQMAEALGAIGSGGADPDLLLIYGPTRCHLGFPAWRLRYTEIVHMGPLKSMSYGSLVKAIFKYTMVHQNYETTDALVAVPSCGQKFETSFHPPPFGIKENYHVIHLHFHLFTLFGEFNLMKNGS; encoded by the exons ATGGAATCGTTGATCGAGCTGTGTGACTTAATTGCTGAAAAACCCGAGCAATTCGCTGACAAGTTGGTCTGGATATGCGGCCGGTGTCCTTCGGCGGAGGCTCTCCTTACCGGATCTCCTAGGGTTTCGAGATCTCAGCTCAATGCCGTCCTGGCAGTGGCTCGTTTCCTCTCCAAATGCCCAAATTACGACGATCAACGGCCTAAATCCCTCCTCCTTGCCTTCTATCGCGCAATTCCATCCTCTTTCACCCCTTCTTTCTGGCCCCAATCATTTGGCAATGACGCGATTGCCTCCTTCTTTAACGACTACTTTGCTTATATGTGTAGAGCTGCGGAGTCAGCCTCTGATTTTGCAACTGACATTGCTGGCTTCACTGGAGAAATTGTGATCTCTGCCACAGGCAATGTCTCTGGGGATTTGGGGATTTCCAGGGTTTTCTTGAACGCCTTGGCCTTGAATTTCCCGCCCATTCTTTCGTCTGATGCTAACAGGTTAGTTTCGTGTCTTCTTGAACGGCTTGAAATCATGGTTCCCAATTCACCGAGGGAGCTTATTTCTTCCGAGGCTGCTTCAAGTCAGAGTTCACCCTTGAGTTTGAACCATTTTCCATATCACTCTAATGAGAGGGCAAGTCCAGGGAATGAGGTGAGTAATGCCTCCGGATCATCTGGCAGCGTTGCTGATGATGCGTCGTCATCAAAGGGAATTGTGACCAATGGGGGCAGCGCTGGCTGGAAGAGCAATGTGGATATCTTGAACGTAAGCACAGGGCTAAATGATGGCGGTGGAGGCAAGGGAATTCTTATATCTTTTGAGCAAGAGTCCTTGGAGAACCTTGAAAAACAGGAAATTGCTTTTAAATTGATAAGGCATATATTGGATAAGGCCACGGTTGATTCCAAGCTTTTGGAACAAGTGAGACTTGTCACAAAGGAACAACTCCAATCAATGTTAGCATTTTTAAAG ATAAGAAAGCGTGACTGGTCTGAACAAGGGCATTTATTGAAAGCAAGAGTCAGTACCAAGCTATCTGTTTACCAAGCAGTGGCTAAGTTACAGATTAAGATTCTTGCATCTGTTGACCTTGACGGAAAGTCATCAAAGAGGTTCTTGCATGGAACTCTTGCATTGTTGATAGAGGCTGCTGAGGCATGTTTATTTTCAGTGTGGCGGAAGTTGAGGATTTGCGAGGAGCTATTTGGCTCTTTACTCGGTGGAATTTCCCAAGCTGCTGTTGCACGTGGTGGCCAGCTGTTGCGAGTTTTGCTTATTCGTTTCAAGCCCCTAGTGCTGACTACTTGTATTCAG GCTGACACTTGGGGCAGCAGCCAGGGTGCAATGTTTCAGAGTGTCTTGAAAGCAACTTGTGAAATAATTGAATATGGATGGATCAAGGAACGGCCGCCTGTGGATACTTTTATAATGGGATTAGCTACTAGCTTTCGTGAACGTAAAGATTATGAAGAAGAG CTTCAGCAATCGCATGATGCAAAAGATAAGCAGGCAGCTTCTGCTGGGCAACTTAACATGATTCGCTTGCTTGCGGATTTAAATGTTTCTGTTAACAAGCCTGAAGTGGTTGACTTGATATTACCACTATTTATTGAAAGTTTAGAAGAGGGAGATGCCTCGGCCCCAGGCCTACTGAGACTCCAG CTTCTTGATGCTGTTTCTCGCCTGGCGAgtttaggttttgagaaatcttATCGTGAAGCTGTTGTTCTATTGATCCGAAGCTACTTAAGTAAACTCTCTGCTGTTGGCTCTGCTGAAAGTAAAACTGTGGCACCAGAAGCCACGATAGAACGTGTTGAG ACTCTTCCTGCAGGATTTCTTGTGATTGCTGGTGGCCTAACTGATACCAAATTGAGGTCAGATTTTCGTCATCGTCTGCTATCTTTGTGTTCAGATGTAGGCTTAGCTGCTGAATCCAAAAGTGGAAG GAGTGGAGCAGATTTTCTCGGTCCTCTACTCCCTGCTGTGGCTGAAATATGCTCGGATTTTGATCCTACTATAGATGTGGAACCTTCACTCTTAAAATTATTTCGCAATTTGTGGTTCTATATAGCTCTTTTTGGGCTAGCTCCTCCAATACAAAAAGGTCAGGTGACGACAAAGTCAGTGTCCACTTCTCTAAATAGTGTAGGTAGCATGGGTGTAATTGCAGTCCAGGCTGTTGGTGGACCGTACATGTGGAATGCTCAGTGGGCTTCTGCAGTTCAGCGCATCTCTCAAGGGACTCCACCCCTA GTTGTTAGCTCTGTAAAATGGCTTGAAGATGAGTTGGAACTTAATGCTCTTCATAACCCGGGTAGCCGGCGAGGTAGTGGCAATGAAAAAGCTGCTGTAAGCCAAAGATCTGCTCTTTCAGCTGCTTTAGGCAGGCGCGTGGAGGTTTCGGGAATGGGCACAATCTCAG GTGTCAAGGCAACTTATCTTTTAGCTGTAGCGTTTCTAGAGATAATCAGATTCAGTAGTAATGGTGGCATGCTCAATGGTAGCCCTAATTCAACGGCTTCTCGAAGTGCCTTCAGCTGTGTCTTTGAGTATTTGAAAAGTCCAAATCTCATGCCAGCTGTCTCTCAGTGCTTGACAGCAATTGTTCACCGGGCCTTTGAAACAGCAATACTTTGGCTG GATGAACGGGCTTCTGAGACTGGTCATGATGCTGAGAGTAGAGAATCTGCCCTTTCCATCCATGCAtgttttcttataaaaaatttgTCTCAGAGGGACGAGCATATTCGTGATATTTCAGTAACTTTATTGAATCAACTCAGAGATAAGTTTCCGCAG ATTTTGTGGAATTCTTCTTGTTTGGATTCCCTACTTTTTTCTATCCACAATGATCCGCCATCAGCTGCCGTTCACGACCCTGCTTGGGTTGCTACTGTCCGTTCTTTATACCAGAAAATTGTTCGCGAGTGGATAGTTATTTCACTCTCATATGCGCCATGCACGAGTCAGGGCCTTCTTCAG AGTGGAAATCTGGGTCTTCGTGCACTTTGGCTCATTCTGCATTTTGCCGTCACCATATGGTACTTTCTGCTGGGAGTAGTGCAGTCTTTTGAGAGCTTTCTCATTGCTAGTGATATATTGACGAAAtatgaagcccttgatatcagCAAGGTTCGTTATTTGGCAATGGTAATAGACAGTgaagaagctcaagaactttcaaaagttttggAGTTATTGCAGTGGGTTGCAGATATTGGTGTGAAAAGTGTCTGCCTTTATGATCCAGAAG GTGTGTTGAAAAAGAACAAGGAACCTATCATGCAAAGATTCAGCAGTGCAAACTTGTCTGAG GAGGCTGCTGTTAATGGTCGGCTTGTTACCCGCAGAAATCTGACTTTGGAGTTTGTTTCATTTGAGGATGGAAAAGAAGCAGTTGCCAAAGCAGCTAATTATCTCTTTGTAAAGCACTATGCAAATGGTACTAAGGAAAAGTCAGATTTTACAGAGCCTCAAATGGCTGAAGCTTTAGGAGCCATTG gttctggaggAGCTGATCCTGATCTGCTACTAATTTATGGACCCACAAGATGCCATCTTGGGTTTCCAGCATGGAGACTTCGGTACACTGAAATAGT ACATATGGGGCCATTGAAGTCTATGAGTTATGGTTCCCTTGTTAAAGCCATTTTCAAGTACACTATGGTGCATCAAAATTATG AAACAACTGATGCTCTGGTCGCTGTGCCTTCATGTGgtcaaaagtttgaaacaagTTTCCATCCCCCTCCTTTTGGGATCAAGGAAAACTATCATGTTATTCATCTCCATTTCCATCTTTTTACCTTATTTGGCGAGTTTAATCTAATGAAAAATG GTTCATAA
- the LOC140036707 gene encoding phosphatidylinositol 4-kinase alpha 1-like isoform X5 has product MESLIELCDLIAEKPEQFADKLVWICGRCPSAEALLTGSPRVSRSQLNAVLAVARFLSKCPNYDDQRPKSLLLAFYRAIPSSFTPSFWPQSFGNDAIASFFNDYFAYMCRAAESASDFATDIAGFTGEIVISATGNVSGDLGISRVFLNALALNFPPILSSDANRLVSCLLERLEIMVPNSPRELISSEAASSQSSPLSLNHFPYHSNERASPGNEVSNASGSSGSVADDASSSKGIVTNGGSAGWKSNVDILNVSTGLNDGGGGKGILISFEQESLENLEKQEIAFKLIRHILDKATVDSKLLEQVRLVTKEQLQSMLAFLKIRKRDWSEQGHLLKARVSTKLSVYQAVAKLQIKILASVDLDGKSSKRFLHGTLALLIEAAEACLFSVWRKLRICEELFGSLLGGISQAAVARGGQLLRVLLIRFKPLVLTTCIQADTWGSSQGAMFQSVLKATCEIIEYGWIKERPPVDTFIMGLATSFRERKDYEEELQQSHDAKDKQAASAGQLNMIRLLADLNVSVNKPEVVDLILPLFIESLEEGDASAPGLLRLQLLDAVSRLASLGFEKSYREAVVLLIRSYLSKLSAVGSAESKTVAPEATIERVETLPAGFLVIAGGLTDTKLRSDFRHRLLSLCSDVGLAAESKSGRSGADFLGPLLPAVAEICSDFDPTIDVEPSLLKLFRNLWFYIALFGLAPPIQKGQVTTKSVSTSLNSVGSMGVIAVQAVGGPYMWNAQWASAVQRISQGTPPLVVSSVKWLEDELELNALHNPGSRRGSGNEKAAVSQRSALSAALGRRVEVSGMGTISGVKATYLLAVAFLEIIRFSSNGGMLNGSPNSTASRSAFSCVFEYLKSPNLMPAVSQCLTAIVHRAFETAILWLDERASETGHDAESRESALSIHACFLIKNLSQRDEHIRDISVTLLNQLRDKFPQILWNSSCLDSLLFSIHNDPPSAAVHDPAWVATVRSLYQKIVREWIVISLSYAPCTSQGLLQEYGFLFYHNSVVDITDFSWFPPDKRNKCILRSTNTFVPFSLVE; this is encoded by the exons ATGGAATCGTTGATCGAGCTGTGTGACTTAATTGCTGAAAAACCCGAGCAATTCGCTGACAAGTTGGTCTGGATATGCGGCCGGTGTCCTTCGGCGGAGGCTCTCCTTACCGGATCTCCTAGGGTTTCGAGATCTCAGCTCAATGCCGTCCTGGCAGTGGCTCGTTTCCTCTCCAAATGCCCAAATTACGACGATCAACGGCCTAAATCCCTCCTCCTTGCCTTCTATCGCGCAATTCCATCCTCTTTCACCCCTTCTTTCTGGCCCCAATCATTTGGCAATGACGCGATTGCCTCCTTCTTTAACGACTACTTTGCTTATATGTGTAGAGCTGCGGAGTCAGCCTCTGATTTTGCAACTGACATTGCTGGCTTCACTGGAGAAATTGTGATCTCTGCCACAGGCAATGTCTCTGGGGATTTGGGGATTTCCAGGGTTTTCTTGAACGCCTTGGCCTTGAATTTCCCGCCCATTCTTTCGTCTGATGCTAACAGGTTAGTTTCGTGTCTTCTTGAACGGCTTGAAATCATGGTTCCCAATTCACCGAGGGAGCTTATTTCTTCCGAGGCTGCTTCAAGTCAGAGTTCACCCTTGAGTTTGAACCATTTTCCATATCACTCTAATGAGAGGGCAAGTCCAGGGAATGAGGTGAGTAATGCCTCCGGATCATCTGGCAGCGTTGCTGATGATGCGTCGTCATCAAAGGGAATTGTGACCAATGGGGGCAGCGCTGGCTGGAAGAGCAATGTGGATATCTTGAACGTAAGCACAGGGCTAAATGATGGCGGTGGAGGCAAGGGAATTCTTATATCTTTTGAGCAAGAGTCCTTGGAGAACCTTGAAAAACAGGAAATTGCTTTTAAATTGATAAGGCATATATTGGATAAGGCCACGGTTGATTCCAAGCTTTTGGAACAAGTGAGACTTGTCACAAAGGAACAACTCCAATCAATGTTAGCATTTTTAAAG ATAAGAAAGCGTGACTGGTCTGAACAAGGGCATTTATTGAAAGCAAGAGTCAGTACCAAGCTATCTGTTTACCAAGCAGTGGCTAAGTTACAGATTAAGATTCTTGCATCTGTTGACCTTGACGGAAAGTCATCAAAGAGGTTCTTGCATGGAACTCTTGCATTGTTGATAGAGGCTGCTGAGGCATGTTTATTTTCAGTGTGGCGGAAGTTGAGGATTTGCGAGGAGCTATTTGGCTCTTTACTCGGTGGAATTTCCCAAGCTGCTGTTGCACGTGGTGGCCAGCTGTTGCGAGTTTTGCTTATTCGTTTCAAGCCCCTAGTGCTGACTACTTGTATTCAG GCTGACACTTGGGGCAGCAGCCAGGGTGCAATGTTTCAGAGTGTCTTGAAAGCAACTTGTGAAATAATTGAATATGGATGGATCAAGGAACGGCCGCCTGTGGATACTTTTATAATGGGATTAGCTACTAGCTTTCGTGAACGTAAAGATTATGAAGAAGAG CTTCAGCAATCGCATGATGCAAAAGATAAGCAGGCAGCTTCTGCTGGGCAACTTAACATGATTCGCTTGCTTGCGGATTTAAATGTTTCTGTTAACAAGCCTGAAGTGGTTGACTTGATATTACCACTATTTATTGAAAGTTTAGAAGAGGGAGATGCCTCGGCCCCAGGCCTACTGAGACTCCAG CTTCTTGATGCTGTTTCTCGCCTGGCGAgtttaggttttgagaaatcttATCGTGAAGCTGTTGTTCTATTGATCCGAAGCTACTTAAGTAAACTCTCTGCTGTTGGCTCTGCTGAAAGTAAAACTGTGGCACCAGAAGCCACGATAGAACGTGTTGAG ACTCTTCCTGCAGGATTTCTTGTGATTGCTGGTGGCCTAACTGATACCAAATTGAGGTCAGATTTTCGTCATCGTCTGCTATCTTTGTGTTCAGATGTAGGCTTAGCTGCTGAATCCAAAAGTGGAAG GAGTGGAGCAGATTTTCTCGGTCCTCTACTCCCTGCTGTGGCTGAAATATGCTCGGATTTTGATCCTACTATAGATGTGGAACCTTCACTCTTAAAATTATTTCGCAATTTGTGGTTCTATATAGCTCTTTTTGGGCTAGCTCCTCCAATACAAAAAGGTCAGGTGACGACAAAGTCAGTGTCCACTTCTCTAAATAGTGTAGGTAGCATGGGTGTAATTGCAGTCCAGGCTGTTGGTGGACCGTACATGTGGAATGCTCAGTGGGCTTCTGCAGTTCAGCGCATCTCTCAAGGGACTCCACCCCTA GTTGTTAGCTCTGTAAAATGGCTTGAAGATGAGTTGGAACTTAATGCTCTTCATAACCCGGGTAGCCGGCGAGGTAGTGGCAATGAAAAAGCTGCTGTAAGCCAAAGATCTGCTCTTTCAGCTGCTTTAGGCAGGCGCGTGGAGGTTTCGGGAATGGGCACAATCTCAG GTGTCAAGGCAACTTATCTTTTAGCTGTAGCGTTTCTAGAGATAATCAGATTCAGTAGTAATGGTGGCATGCTCAATGGTAGCCCTAATTCAACGGCTTCTCGAAGTGCCTTCAGCTGTGTCTTTGAGTATTTGAAAAGTCCAAATCTCATGCCAGCTGTCTCTCAGTGCTTGACAGCAATTGTTCACCGGGCCTTTGAAACAGCAATACTTTGGCTG GATGAACGGGCTTCTGAGACTGGTCATGATGCTGAGAGTAGAGAATCTGCCCTTTCCATCCATGCAtgttttcttataaaaaatttgTCTCAGAGGGACGAGCATATTCGTGATATTTCAGTAACTTTATTGAATCAACTCAGAGATAAGTTTCCGCAG ATTTTGTGGAATTCTTCTTGTTTGGATTCCCTACTTTTTTCTATCCACAATGATCCGCCATCAGCTGCCGTTCACGACCCTGCTTGGGTTGCTACTGTCCGTTCTTTATACCAGAAAATTGTTCGCGAGTGGATAGTTATTTCACTCTCATATGCGCCATGCACGAGTCAGGGCCTTCTTCAG GAATatggttttcttttttatcaCAATTCTGTAGTTGATATAACTGATTTTAGCTGGTTTCCCCCTGACAAAAGAAACAAGTGCATCCTTAGAAGCACCAATACTTTTGTTCCTTTCAGCTTAGtggaataa
- the LOC140036707 gene encoding phosphatidylinositol 4-kinase alpha 1-like isoform X4, translating to MESLIELCDLIAEKPEQFADKLVWICGRCPSAEALLTGSPRVSRSQLNAVLAVARFLSKCPNYDDQRPKSLLLAFYRAIPSSFTPSFWPQSFGNDAIASFFNDYFAYMCRAAESASDFATDIAGFTGEIVISATGNVSGDLGISRVFLNALALNFPPILSSDANRLVSCLLERLEIMVPNSPRELISSEAASSQSSPLSLNHFPYHSNERASPGNEVSNASGSSGSVADDASSSKGIVTNGGSAGWKSNVDILNVSTGLNDGGGGKGILISFEQESLENLEKQEIAFKLIRHILDKATVDSKLLEQVRLVTKEQLQSMLAFLKIRKRDWSEQGHLLKARVSTKLSVYQAVAKLQIKILASVDLDGKSSKRFLHGTLALLIEAAEACLFSVWRKLRICEELFGSLLGGISQAAVARGGQLLRVLLIRFKPLVLTTCIQADTWGSSQGAMFQSVLKATCEIIEYGWIKERPPVDTFIMGLATSFRERKDYEEELQQSHDAKDKQAASAGQLNMIRLLADLNVSVNKPEVVDLILPLFIESLEEGDASAPGLLRLQLLDAVSRLASLGFEKSYREAVVLLIRSYLSKLSAVGSAESKTVAPEATIERVETLPAGFLVIAGGLTDTKLRSDFRHRLLSLCSDVGLAAESKSGRSGADFLGPLLPAVAEICSDFDPTIDVEPSLLKLFRNLWFYIALFGLAPPIQKGQVTTKSVSTSLNSVGSMGVIAVQAVGGPYMWNAQWASAVQRISQGTPPLVVSSVKWLEDELELNALHNPGSRRGSGNEKAAVSQRSALSAALGRRVEVSGMGTISGVKATYLLAVAFLEIIRFSSNGGMLNGSPNSTASRSAFSCVFEYLKSPNLMPAVSQCLTAIVHRAFETAILWLDERASETGHDAESRESALSIHACFLIKNLSQRDEHIRDISVTLLNQLRDKFPQILWNSSCLDSLLFSIHNDPPSAAVHDPAWVATVRSLYQKIVREWIVISLSYAPCTSQGLLQEAAVNGRLVTRRNLTLEFVSFEDGKEAVAKAANYLFVKHYANGTKEKSDFTEPQMAEALGAIGSGGADPDLLLIYGPTRCHLGFPAWRLRYTEIVHMGPLKSMSYGSLVKAIFKYTMVHQNYETTDALVAVPSCGQKFETSFHPPPFGIKENYHVIHLHFHLFTLFGEFNLMKNGS from the exons ATGGAATCGTTGATCGAGCTGTGTGACTTAATTGCTGAAAAACCCGAGCAATTCGCTGACAAGTTGGTCTGGATATGCGGCCGGTGTCCTTCGGCGGAGGCTCTCCTTACCGGATCTCCTAGGGTTTCGAGATCTCAGCTCAATGCCGTCCTGGCAGTGGCTCGTTTCCTCTCCAAATGCCCAAATTACGACGATCAACGGCCTAAATCCCTCCTCCTTGCCTTCTATCGCGCAATTCCATCCTCTTTCACCCCTTCTTTCTGGCCCCAATCATTTGGCAATGACGCGATTGCCTCCTTCTTTAACGACTACTTTGCTTATATGTGTAGAGCTGCGGAGTCAGCCTCTGATTTTGCAACTGACATTGCTGGCTTCACTGGAGAAATTGTGATCTCTGCCACAGGCAATGTCTCTGGGGATTTGGGGATTTCCAGGGTTTTCTTGAACGCCTTGGCCTTGAATTTCCCGCCCATTCTTTCGTCTGATGCTAACAGGTTAGTTTCGTGTCTTCTTGAACGGCTTGAAATCATGGTTCCCAATTCACCGAGGGAGCTTATTTCTTCCGAGGCTGCTTCAAGTCAGAGTTCACCCTTGAGTTTGAACCATTTTCCATATCACTCTAATGAGAGGGCAAGTCCAGGGAATGAGGTGAGTAATGCCTCCGGATCATCTGGCAGCGTTGCTGATGATGCGTCGTCATCAAAGGGAATTGTGACCAATGGGGGCAGCGCTGGCTGGAAGAGCAATGTGGATATCTTGAACGTAAGCACAGGGCTAAATGATGGCGGTGGAGGCAAGGGAATTCTTATATCTTTTGAGCAAGAGTCCTTGGAGAACCTTGAAAAACAGGAAATTGCTTTTAAATTGATAAGGCATATATTGGATAAGGCCACGGTTGATTCCAAGCTTTTGGAACAAGTGAGACTTGTCACAAAGGAACAACTCCAATCAATGTTAGCATTTTTAAAG ATAAGAAAGCGTGACTGGTCTGAACAAGGGCATTTATTGAAAGCAAGAGTCAGTACCAAGCTATCTGTTTACCAAGCAGTGGCTAAGTTACAGATTAAGATTCTTGCATCTGTTGACCTTGACGGAAAGTCATCAAAGAGGTTCTTGCATGGAACTCTTGCATTGTTGATAGAGGCTGCTGAGGCATGTTTATTTTCAGTGTGGCGGAAGTTGAGGATTTGCGAGGAGCTATTTGGCTCTTTACTCGGTGGAATTTCCCAAGCTGCTGTTGCACGTGGTGGCCAGCTGTTGCGAGTTTTGCTTATTCGTTTCAAGCCCCTAGTGCTGACTACTTGTATTCAG GCTGACACTTGGGGCAGCAGCCAGGGTGCAATGTTTCAGAGTGTCTTGAAAGCAACTTGTGAAATAATTGAATATGGATGGATCAAGGAACGGCCGCCTGTGGATACTTTTATAATGGGATTAGCTACTAGCTTTCGTGAACGTAAAGATTATGAAGAAGAG CTTCAGCAATCGCATGATGCAAAAGATAAGCAGGCAGCTTCTGCTGGGCAACTTAACATGATTCGCTTGCTTGCGGATTTAAATGTTTCTGTTAACAAGCCTGAAGTGGTTGACTTGATATTACCACTATTTATTGAAAGTTTAGAAGAGGGAGATGCCTCGGCCCCAGGCCTACTGAGACTCCAG CTTCTTGATGCTGTTTCTCGCCTGGCGAgtttaggttttgagaaatcttATCGTGAAGCTGTTGTTCTATTGATCCGAAGCTACTTAAGTAAACTCTCTGCTGTTGGCTCTGCTGAAAGTAAAACTGTGGCACCAGAAGCCACGATAGAACGTGTTGAG ACTCTTCCTGCAGGATTTCTTGTGATTGCTGGTGGCCTAACTGATACCAAATTGAGGTCAGATTTTCGTCATCGTCTGCTATCTTTGTGTTCAGATGTAGGCTTAGCTGCTGAATCCAAAAGTGGAAG GAGTGGAGCAGATTTTCTCGGTCCTCTACTCCCTGCTGTGGCTGAAATATGCTCGGATTTTGATCCTACTATAGATGTGGAACCTTCACTCTTAAAATTATTTCGCAATTTGTGGTTCTATATAGCTCTTTTTGGGCTAGCTCCTCCAATACAAAAAGGTCAGGTGACGACAAAGTCAGTGTCCACTTCTCTAAATAGTGTAGGTAGCATGGGTGTAATTGCAGTCCAGGCTGTTGGTGGACCGTACATGTGGAATGCTCAGTGGGCTTCTGCAGTTCAGCGCATCTCTCAAGGGACTCCACCCCTA GTTGTTAGCTCTGTAAAATGGCTTGAAGATGAGTTGGAACTTAATGCTCTTCATAACCCGGGTAGCCGGCGAGGTAGTGGCAATGAAAAAGCTGCTGTAAGCCAAAGATCTGCTCTTTCAGCTGCTTTAGGCAGGCGCGTGGAGGTTTCGGGAATGGGCACAATCTCAG GTGTCAAGGCAACTTATCTTTTAGCTGTAGCGTTTCTAGAGATAATCAGATTCAGTAGTAATGGTGGCATGCTCAATGGTAGCCCTAATTCAACGGCTTCTCGAAGTGCCTTCAGCTGTGTCTTTGAGTATTTGAAAAGTCCAAATCTCATGCCAGCTGTCTCTCAGTGCTTGACAGCAATTGTTCACCGGGCCTTTGAAACAGCAATACTTTGGCTG GATGAACGGGCTTCTGAGACTGGTCATGATGCTGAGAGTAGAGAATCTGCCCTTTCCATCCATGCAtgttttcttataaaaaatttgTCTCAGAGGGACGAGCATATTCGTGATATTTCAGTAACTTTATTGAATCAACTCAGAGATAAGTTTCCGCAG ATTTTGTGGAATTCTTCTTGTTTGGATTCCCTACTTTTTTCTATCCACAATGATCCGCCATCAGCTGCCGTTCACGACCCTGCTTGGGTTGCTACTGTCCGTTCTTTATACCAGAAAATTGTTCGCGAGTGGATAGTTATTTCACTCTCATATGCGCCATGCACGAGTCAGGGCCTTCTTCAG GAGGCTGCTGTTAATGGTCGGCTTGTTACCCGCAGAAATCTGACTTTGGAGTTTGTTTCATTTGAGGATGGAAAAGAAGCAGTTGCCAAAGCAGCTAATTATCTCTTTGTAAAGCACTATGCAAATGGTACTAAGGAAAAGTCAGATTTTACAGAGCCTCAAATGGCTGAAGCTTTAGGAGCCATTG gttctggaggAGCTGATCCTGATCTGCTACTAATTTATGGACCCACAAGATGCCATCTTGGGTTTCCAGCATGGAGACTTCGGTACACTGAAATAGT ACATATGGGGCCATTGAAGTCTATGAGTTATGGTTCCCTTGTTAAAGCCATTTTCAAGTACACTATGGTGCATCAAAATTATG AAACAACTGATGCTCTGGTCGCTGTGCCTTCATGTGgtcaaaagtttgaaacaagTTTCCATCCCCCTCCTTTTGGGATCAAGGAAAACTATCATGTTATTCATCTCCATTTCCATCTTTTTACCTTATTTGGCGAGTTTAATCTAATGAAAAATG GTTCATAA